The genomic stretch TcacttttggcctggcccagcccagcttgtggctggcatttaggaagtgaaccagcagttggcaaatctctttctttctctgcctttcaaataaaatgaaaatcaactaattaatattaattaattcttGATAGAGTCATGCTTTAACAGAAAGCAGAAACGCACTAAGGGAAAACATAATGAGTGTCTAAGTGTATTTTCAGAGGCAGATAGATTTGCCCAAAAAATGGTTTGGATTGATGGGTGGAttctatgaaaattaaaatacataagaTCCAAAAGTGATGAACTCAAGGGCTAGGAAAAGCATCTTGTAGAGGAGCATTTTgtgacaaaagagaaaaatatattttaagcccTTTTCTAAAAGTTGGTGAAGCAAGTTTTTGTACAATCCttattttgcaataaaaatatttgcatgtaCACAAAGTCCAAGAAAAATACTTCCCCTGAATTAACTAACTACTTTTATCTTATAGTCAAAGAATTTCCTAGtataatgttaattttctttatgGCGCTTGTCTGTAGTTTCCCAAACTCTGCtgtattttataatcagaaaaaggcTTACCAGTGATTTTTAACATAGTGTTTGAACCAGTGGTTGGTCTTTTAGAGAAGTTACATTAAAGACAAAAATCTTAAATACCAAACCCCCTTATAAATATTACATTTCCTGTATATCTTCAAAACTTTGGTAAACAAATCATGTAAGTCATAAATTTTTCTCTGAGCCATGACTATAAAAGTTCTTAATTTCTGATCTCCAGAAAAAGTGCTCAAGAAAATACCAACACCCTGAGAATTTTACTGTTAGCGTAGTGGACGTTATGGTTTGAATCTGTCCTGCGTTTTATGTTTATACGGATTTCTGGGGTGAGGACTGAGGAACTCTGCCCTTGGGAGTGGTGCAAGGATTGGCTTCTGTGTTTGCTGTATGAGTGGtgagtgggggaggagagaggcccTGAAGATAAGAGCTGCTTGTGCTGTCAATCACTGTGTTAGACTTCTGTTGCTGCCATGACAAATCACCACACAATCACCACGCACTCTGTGGCTTAAAACCACAGAAATAGGGGCTGGAATGGTGGTGCAGCACAAGGTTAAGTCACTACACAGGACGCTGCCATCCTATCCGAacacagatttgagtcccagctgtgcaggGTAACCCAGGAGCATCTCTCTGTCTCAACACCTGTCAGTTAAtcaccaagtcttttttttttttttttttttttttttttttggccttagGAGGGAACAGTCCCAGGTCATCCCAGGGATCAGAATCTGAATTCCTTCTTTGGAGGGGACATTACTGAGCCCGCCAGAGTCAGCCTGGAGAGTGTTGATGTACAACACGAGGCTGCCCATGCATGTGACTTCATGCTCTTTTTGGGCATAGGGAATATCAAACGTGCCATCTGACGTTTCAGTATTTGAGTTTGCTGAAATAAACTGACAGTGGACAGATGAACAGGGACAAAAGTAGCTTACATGTTTATTTGTGTGCCTTGGATCAGTCTAGAAGGTGAAAACCCCCAAATTCAGTAAAACTAATAAGCCTCTTTTcacagaggagaggggaaggtacGTGGCAACCTAGGAGAGTGAGTgattttgggggaaaataaagAATGGGTCACTAGAAGAATGGCCAATGGCCTGTCTGGACTGGGTGTCAACATCCGACTTCTCTTTGTCGACTCTTGTTGCTGTTAATCTGTCCTGATAGATAAAAATCCCCAGGGAGgagttttctcttcttttattaatttttaaatgtatttctttttatttatttgaagaggggaggggggatcttccattctgaggttcatttcccagatacccaaaatagccaggagccagaactcaattcaggtctttcacttgggtggcagggactcagctgcctgagccatcgtctactgtctcccagggtgcaaattagcagCAAGCTAGAACCGGAAttgaagccagaacttgaactcaggcgctctgatatgcAATGTGGGCGCCCCAAGTAGCAGCGTAACCACTGCTCTGAACACCCATCACTAGCTAGGTTTTATGGGACAGCAGACTTCCTTCTGGACAATCTGCCTCAAGTCAGTTAAGGGGAAATTCAGGACAAgcccctgctgcagccactgtttcccaaatgccttcctaatgattttttttttatagtttaatgtattttaatagcAAACTTACAGGAACAGCACAGAAGACAGACAACATTAAAAACATGTACTTGCATGTAGGACAACTCAGTTAGAAAAGTATAGTGAATGGATGGAATCTACTGTATGATAAAAATGCTACAAACACCATTTAGTTGCCGTCAATAAGAaatttacttgttttaaaaaaatccaaatgctgGCATTGTCCAGAAAAATTTAACAggtttatttataattgttataaagTTGAACTGCTGAAACTTGTTCACTGAAACATTTTGACTTGCATTAATGCTTTACGTCCCcgcatttatattaaaaatccacacacaaatgaaaatggaaaaactgcCAATACCTGATTTCTGTCCCCTATTTTCCACTCGCAATCATATACTTAGGTACCTTTTGACCCCATGGAAAAAAATATCTAATGTTCAGAACTACCAAtaacaggaagaagagaaaaaaaaaatttttgagaatgAAATGTTTCCCGTCATAGTGGATTCTTAAGCACGTTCTCCACGTATGCAGCGTGCTAGCTGGATGTCTTTTGGCATAATTGTTACACGTTTGGCATGGATAGCACACAGGTTGGTGTCTTCAAAAAGGCCAACCAGATAGGCCTCACTTGCCTCCTGCAAAGCACCAATAGCTGCGCTCTGGAAGCGCAGATCTGTTTTGAAGTCCTGAGCGATTTCTCGCACCAGACGCTGGAAGGGGAGTTTGCGGATCAGAAGCTCAGTGGACTTCTGATAACGTCTGATTTCACGAAGTGCCACAGTACCGGGCCTGTAACGATGAGGTTTCTTCACCCCTCCAGTAGAGGGCGCACTCTTGCGAGCGGCTTTTGTAGCCAGTTGCTTCCTGGGTGCTTTACCACCAGTCGATTTGCGGGCAGTCTGCTTTGTACGAGCCATGGTATAAAGACCTCCTTACTTACCCCCCTTCTCCTTCGGCTGGAGCTCGGCGAGCGAGAGGCGGCGCTGGCGTTAGAGAGCGacggcggcgcggcggcggctgcgAACACAATTCTTCCTAATGATTTTTTGGATGGCATTTCCTGGACTCCCTCATGGGCAGTGGAGAATAAAACCCCACTGTTGGGGTTCTTGTGAGGAAAGCGAGCTACCGCTGGatgtatggatgctggttcagtgCTGTTCTCTCTACGAGGCAATGGGTTCAACAGAGAGGCGTTTTCCTATAGTAACTGTCAACCAAGCACAGCCAGTGAAGCTCATGAGAAGAGAGTGAAGGAATCTGAAAGCTTCGTTCAAAAGGCCCAGTTTAAAAAGATCAGGAATAGCTGGGGTTCAATTTGGATGAGGTTAACCAAGCTAATTGGCTAGTAAGGGCTCATGCTTTCAAATATCtaagtt from Lepus europaeus isolate LE1 chromosome 18, mLepTim1.pri, whole genome shotgun sequence encodes the following:
- the LOC133776557 gene encoding histone H3.3A-like, producing the protein MARTKQTARKSTGGKAPRKQLATKAARKSAPSTGGVKKPHRYRPGTVALREIRRYQKSTELLIRKLPFQRLVREIAQDFKTDLRFQSAAIGALQEASEAYLVGLFEDTNLCAIHAKRVTIMPKDIQLARCIRGERA